A region of Actinomycetota bacterium DNA encodes the following proteins:
- a CDS encoding efflux RND transporter permease subunit, with translation MMRWIVGSSLKFRFIIVAGAAAMMIFGVGQLKAMPVDVFPEFAPPKVEVHTICVGLSTTEVEALVTIPLEQALFGIPKLDVLRSKSLEQLSQIELLFEPGTDLLEARQLVAERLALVKATLPTWAAPPVMLQPLSSTSRVMKIGLSSETLSTIDLSMIAYWKIRARLLRVPGVANVPIWGERLQMLQVQIDPDRMEKHGVSVNQVMEVTADALDEGILQFASGAVVGRGGFIDTPNQRISVRHELPIVTPADLGQVTFKNNAGKTLRLSDVAVLVEDHQLLGGDAVINDGPGLMLIVEKLPWGNTLEVTRGVDAALAEMAPGLPGIDIDAEIFRPATFVETAIKNLSTSLLLGILLMIFVLGAFLFEWRTALISSVTIPITLVAAGLVLKATGATINTMILAGFVIALGAIIDDAIVDIENIVRRLRQARAEGSTQSTASIVFSSSMEVRGAIVYASLIEALALLPVFFLEGLTGSFFRPLAFSYALAVFVSMSVALTLTPALSLILLRNAPLERRESPVVRVLQRGYTAILGRILRTPRPAYGAVAVVLLAGIVAAPALGQSLLPEFKERDFLMHWLTKPGTSLEEEVRVTTASSKELRAIPGVRNFGAHIGNALLGDEPYGVYFGENWISVDPKADYDATHAKIQEVVDGYPGIYRDVQTYLKERIREVLTGSSDAIVVRVYGPDLQVLRSKAAEIEEILRGIPGTIEEHVELQVEEPQIQVEVNLAAAQRHGIKPGDVRRIASTMIAGEEVGDIFRAGRAYDVQVWSIPEARNSLTDIQNLRIDTPEGGQVRLNEVAEVAIRTVPNFVRHQGLQRRIQIEANVEGRDLGSVVRDFESKLAEVDFPLEYRYELLGEYTERQAAQTRLFGWAIVAAIGIFMLLMVSFGSPRLATLSFLTLPMAMVGGILTVYFGGRVLSLGSLVGFFTVLGVVARNGIMMISHFQHLERFEGESFGPALVLRGAKERLSPIMMTTLTTGLALVPLLVTGQIPGQEIEYPMALVIIGGLITSTLINLFVVPSLYLRFARGRRVQIAA, from the coding sequence ATGATGCGTTGGATCGTCGGGTCGAGCCTCAAGTTCCGGTTCATCATCGTGGCCGGAGCAGCGGCGATGATGATATTCGGCGTCGGCCAGCTCAAGGCCATGCCCGTGGACGTCTTCCCCGAGTTCGCGCCTCCGAAGGTCGAGGTGCACACGATCTGTGTGGGCCTGTCCACCACCGAAGTTGAGGCGCTGGTCACCATCCCCTTGGAGCAGGCACTGTTCGGGATCCCGAAACTCGACGTCCTGCGGTCGAAATCGCTCGAGCAGCTGTCGCAGATCGAGCTCCTCTTCGAGCCGGGCACCGACCTCCTGGAGGCGCGACAGCTGGTCGCGGAGCGGCTCGCGCTCGTGAAAGCGACGCTGCCGACCTGGGCGGCTCCGCCGGTCATGCTTCAGCCGCTGTCGTCGACGAGCCGGGTCATGAAGATCGGGCTCTCCTCGGAGACGCTGAGCACCATCGACCTGTCGATGATCGCCTACTGGAAGATCCGAGCACGGCTGCTCCGCGTCCCGGGCGTGGCCAACGTCCCCATCTGGGGGGAGCGCCTCCAGATGCTGCAGGTTCAGATCGATCCGGACCGGATGGAGAAGCACGGCGTGTCCGTCAACCAGGTCATGGAGGTCACCGCCGACGCGCTGGACGAGGGAATTTTACAATTCGCAAGCGGCGCCGTCGTCGGCAGGGGCGGGTTCATCGACACGCCCAACCAGCGGATCTCGGTCCGCCACGAGCTGCCGATCGTCACGCCGGCCGATCTGGGTCAGGTCACGTTCAAGAACAACGCCGGCAAGACGCTGAGGCTGTCCGATGTCGCCGTCCTCGTCGAGGACCATCAGCTGCTCGGCGGCGACGCCGTCATCAACGACGGACCCGGCCTGATGCTCATCGTCGAGAAGCTGCCGTGGGGCAACACGCTCGAAGTGACGCGCGGGGTCGATGCGGCCCTCGCCGAGATGGCTCCCGGCCTCCCGGGGATCGACATCGACGCAGAGATCTTCCGTCCGGCGACGTTCGTCGAGACCGCGATCAAGAACCTCAGCACGTCGCTGCTGCTGGGGATCCTGCTCATGATCTTCGTGCTCGGCGCCTTCCTCTTCGAGTGGCGGACCGCGCTGATCAGCTCGGTCACGATCCCCATCACGCTCGTCGCTGCCGGGCTCGTACTCAAGGCGACCGGCGCGACGATCAACACGATGATCCTGGCCGGTTTCGTCATCGCTTTAGGAGCGATCATCGACGACGCGATCGTCGACATCGAGAACATCGTCCGGCGACTGCGACAGGCACGTGCCGAAGGAAGCACGCAGTCGACCGCGTCGATCGTCTTCTCATCCTCGATGGAGGTTCGCGGCGCGATCGTCTACGCATCCTTGATCGAGGCGCTGGCGCTGCTGCCGGTGTTCTTCCTCGAGGGATTGACCGGCTCGTTCTTCCGGCCGCTCGCCTTCTCGTACGCGCTGGCGGTGTTCGTTTCGATGAGCGTCGCACTCACGCTCACGCCGGCGTTGAGTCTGATCCTGCTGCGGAACGCACCGCTCGAACGTCGCGAGTCCCCGGTCGTGCGCGTGCTCCAACGCGGTTACACGGCGATCCTCGGCCGGATCCTCCGAACGCCGCGTCCCGCGTACGGCGCCGTCGCCGTCGTTCTGCTGGCAGGCATCGTGGCCGCGCCAGCTCTCGGCCAGTCGCTGCTGCCCGAGTTCAAGGAGCGGGACTTCCTGATGCATTGGTTGACCAAGCCGGGCACGTCGCTGGAGGAAGAGGTGCGCGTTACGACGGCGTCGAGCAAGGAGCTTCGAGCGATCCCGGGTGTCCGGAACTTCGGAGCACACATCGGCAACGCGCTGCTCGGCGACGAGCCGTACGGCGTCTATTTCGGTGAGAACTGGATCAGCGTCGACCCCAAGGCCGACTACGACGCGACGCACGCCAAGATCCAGGAGGTCGTGGACGGCTACCCGGGCATCTACCGCGACGTGCAGACCTACCTCAAGGAGCGGATCAGGGAGGTGCTCACCGGATCCTCCGACGCGATCGTGGTTCGCGTCTACGGCCCGGACTTGCAAGTCCTCCGCAGCAAGGCCGCCGAGATCGAAGAGATCCTCCGCGGCATCCCCGGCACGATCGAGGAGCACGTCGAGCTCCAAGTCGAAGAACCGCAGATCCAGGTCGAGGTGAACCTCGCCGCCGCGCAACGCCACGGGATCAAACCCGGAGACGTGCGCAGGATCGCTTCCACGATGATCGCCGGCGAAGAGGTCGGCGATATCTTCCGCGCCGGCAGGGCCTACGACGTGCAGGTGTGGAGCATCCCCGAGGCGCGGAACAGCCTGACGGACATCCAGAATCTTCGCATCGACACCCCCGAGGGCGGCCAGGTTCGCCTGAACGAAGTTGCCGAGGTCGCCATCCGGACCGTTCCGAACTTCGTGAGACACCAAGGCCTCCAGCGGCGGATCCAGATCGAGGCGAACGTTGAAGGGCGAGACCTCGGGTCCGTCGTACGCGACTTCGAGTCCAAGCTGGCGGAGGTCGACTTCCCACTCGAGTATCGCTACGAGCTGCTCGGCGAGTACACGGAACGTCAGGCCGCACAGACGCGCCTGTTCGGCTGGGCCATCGTCGCCGCGATCGGGATCTTCATGCTGCTCATGGTGTCCTTCGGGAGTCCCCGGCTCGCAACACTGTCCTTCCTGACGCTCCCGATGGCGATGGTCGGAGGGATCCTCACCGTCTACTTCGGCGGACGGGTCCTTTCACTCGGCTCCCTCGTCGGGTTCTTCACGGTGCTGGGCGTGGTCGCTCGGAACGGGATCATGATGATCAGTCACTTCCAGCATCTCGAGCGGTTCGAAGGTGAGTCCTTCGGTCCCGCTCTGGTCCTTCGCGGCGCGAAGGAACGGCTCTCGCCGATCATGATGACCACGCTCACCACGGGCCTCGCCTTGGTCCCGCTGCTCGTCACCGGCCAGATCCCCGGGCAAGAGATCGAGTATCCGATGGCCCTGGTCATCATCGGCGGCCTCATCACGTCGACCTTGATCAACCTTTTCGTCGTACCGTCGCTCTACTTGCGATTCGCACGCGGGAGACGGGTCCAGATCGCGGCTTAG
- a CDS encoding efflux RND transporter permease subunit → MMRWIVGSSLRLRRVVVVAAAGLMAVGFMQLTKTPVDVLPEFMPPTVELQTEALGLSAYEVEQLITVPLEQDLLNGIAWLDEIRSESTPGLSSIELVFEPGTNVLRARQLVSERLTEAYALPNVSKPTTMLQPTSSTRRVLMIGMTSETLSLIDMSVLARWTIKPRLQGVPGVANVSIWGQRERQLQVRVDPRRLSDTGVTLQEVIATTGNALWVSPLSFLEASTPGTGGFIDTPNQRLGIQHLLPIQNAGDLANVTVSREGQVPLRLGDVAQVVEDHQPLIGDAVLPSGPGLMLVVEKFPDTSTLEVTQAVEDALTELQPGMADVRFDSSMYRPADYLQRSIDNVGLALIIGAVLLILLLGAFFYDWRTALIGAVAMPVALAVALIVLRMRDVTVNMIVVAGLAMALVALVDDAVVGVESIVRRLRRTRLEGSKKSTILNVLDATLETRKATFFATLVVALAVVPLFFFTGIPGAFFPPLATSYLLAVAASMAVALTVTPALGMLLLAGAPLDASEPPLVRRLQGASERTLKTLIARPGRVLIALGAVAAIGLATFPFIQRGPVLPAFKEPVLLVDVDAAPGTSHPEMTRIIAQAGAEVRTLPGVANVGSHVGRAITSDQESGVNTAEMWIAIDPAADYAATIRSVEEIVTGYPGLDSDVLIYSNERVTDLLTGIENDVVVRVFGEDLNVLTAQAQQVQTMLTGIDGVVEPLAQLPIQEPTIEVKVDLAAAQRYEIKPGDVRRAATTLLSGLEVGNLFEDNKVFEVVVWGTPEIRSSLEAIRNLPIDRPAGGQVRLADVAQVSVKPNPNTIHRESVSRTIDVTANVRGRGLGDVIGEIEQSLSRMDFPLEYHAALLQDSATRQADFRRTLALVVAAAAGILLLLQAALGSWRNASLVFLSMPVALTGGLLGALAVGRTASLGMIGGLFAVFFIAARNGILLLSRYRDLERDSVSGTELALRGARERIGPVVMTALGTSVALLPILILGDRAGSEILRPMASVIVLGLVTSTLYSALALPVLYLRFASRPEALSLDDEIELTRGRVIALEPEEASKAGSGVVGITATEPNPTT, encoded by the coding sequence ATGATGCGCTGGATCGTCGGATCGAGCTTGAGGTTGAGACGGGTCGTCGTTGTCGCGGCCGCGGGCCTGATGGCGGTCGGCTTCATGCAGCTCACGAAGACCCCCGTGGACGTCCTCCCCGAGTTCATGCCGCCGACCGTCGAGCTCCAGACGGAAGCGCTCGGCCTCTCCGCGTACGAGGTGGAACAGCTGATCACCGTTCCCTTGGAGCAGGATTTGCTCAATGGGATCGCCTGGCTGGACGAGATCCGTTCGGAGTCGACCCCGGGTCTCTCGTCGATCGAGCTCGTTTTCGAACCCGGCACGAACGTCCTCAGGGCCAGGCAACTGGTCTCGGAGCGTTTGACCGAGGCCTACGCGCTTCCCAACGTCTCCAAGCCCACGACGATGCTGCAGCCGACGTCTTCGACCCGCCGGGTCTTGATGATCGGGATGACGTCGGAGACCCTGTCTCTGATCGACATGTCCGTCCTCGCCCGATGGACGATCAAGCCTCGTCTGCAAGGCGTGCCCGGCGTCGCGAACGTGTCGATCTGGGGACAGCGTGAACGCCAGCTCCAGGTTCGCGTCGACCCACGCCGCCTCTCCGACACGGGCGTAACCCTCCAAGAGGTCATCGCAACGACGGGCAACGCGCTGTGGGTGTCGCCGTTGAGCTTCCTCGAGGCGAGCACCCCCGGCACCGGCGGCTTCATCGACACGCCCAACCAGCGGCTCGGGATCCAGCATCTGCTTCCGATCCAGAACGCCGGCGATCTCGCGAACGTCACGGTGTCGAGGGAGGGGCAGGTACCACTTCGCCTCGGCGACGTCGCACAGGTCGTGGAGGACCACCAGCCGCTGATCGGCGACGCCGTCCTCCCCAGCGGCCCCGGACTGATGCTCGTCGTGGAGAAGTTCCCCGACACGAGCACGCTCGAGGTGACCCAAGCCGTCGAGGACGCCCTGACGGAGCTTCAGCCGGGCATGGCAGACGTCCGGTTCGACTCGAGCATGTATCGCCCGGCGGACTACCTTCAGCGTTCGATAGACAACGTCGGCTTGGCCCTGATCATCGGGGCCGTTCTCCTCATCCTGCTGCTCGGCGCGTTCTTCTACGACTGGCGTACCGCGCTCATCGGCGCCGTCGCGATGCCCGTCGCCCTGGCGGTCGCGCTGATCGTGCTGCGTATGCGCGACGTGACGGTGAACATGATCGTGGTGGCCGGGCTCGCGATGGCCCTCGTCGCTCTGGTGGACGATGCAGTGGTCGGGGTCGAAAGCATCGTTCGGCGCCTGCGCCGCACGCGGCTCGAGGGGAGCAAGAAGTCGACCATATTGAACGTCCTCGACGCGACGCTCGAGACGCGCAAAGCGACGTTCTTCGCCACCCTCGTCGTCGCTCTCGCCGTCGTGCCGCTGTTCTTCTTCACGGGTATCCCCGGCGCGTTCTTCCCGCCCCTGGCGACCTCCTACCTGCTCGCGGTGGCGGCCTCGATGGCGGTCGCACTCACCGTGACTCCCGCACTCGGCATGCTTCTGCTCGCCGGCGCCCCGCTCGATGCGTCGGAGCCTCCGCTCGTGCGTCGGCTGCAAGGCGCCTCGGAGCGAACCCTTAAAACTCTGATCGCCCGCCCGGGCCGGGTGCTGATCGCGCTCGGCGCCGTCGCGGCGATCGGACTCGCGACGTTCCCGTTCATCCAACGAGGACCCGTTCTACCGGCGTTCAAGGAGCCGGTCCTCCTCGTCGACGTCGACGCTGCGCCGGGCACGTCCCACCCCGAGATGACGCGGATCATCGCGCAGGCCGGAGCGGAGGTGCGCACGCTCCCCGGCGTGGCCAACGTCGGATCGCACGTCGGTCGCGCGATCACGTCCGATCAGGAGAGCGGCGTCAACACGGCAGAGATGTGGATCGCGATAGACCCGGCCGCCGACTATGCGGCGACGATCCGTTCGGTCGAAGAGATCGTGACGGGGTATCCGGGACTCGACTCGGACGTGCTGATCTACTCGAACGAGCGCGTGACCGATCTGCTGACCGGGATCGAGAACGACGTCGTCGTGCGCGTCTTCGGCGAGGATCTCAACGTCCTCACCGCCCAGGCGCAACAGGTCCAGACGATGCTCACCGGGATCGACGGCGTCGTCGAACCACTCGCGCAGCTCCCGATCCAGGAGCCGACCATCGAGGTCAAGGTCGATCTCGCCGCCGCGCAGCGCTACGAGATCAAGCCCGGCGATGTGCGGCGCGCCGCGACAACGCTGCTCTCCGGCCTCGAGGTCGGCAACCTGTTCGAGGACAACAAGGTCTTCGAGGTCGTGGTGTGGGGGACGCCGGAGATCCGGTCGAGCTTGGAGGCCATCCGCAACCTGCCGATCGACCGGCCGGCCGGCGGCCAGGTGCGGCTCGCCGACGTCGCTCAGGTGAGCGTCAAGCCCAACCCGAACACCATCCACCGCGAGTCCGTCTCGCGCACCATCGACGTCACCGCGAACGTCCGAGGACGAGGACTCGGCGACGTCATCGGCGAGATCGAGCAATCACTCAGCCGGATGGACTTCCCGCTCGAGTACCACGCGGCCCTCCTCCAGGACTCCGCGACCCGCCAGGCCGACTTCCGGCGCACCCTGGCGCTGGTCGTTGCCGCCGCCGCCGGCATCCTGCTTCTCCTCCAAGCAGCGCTCGGCAGCTGGCGCAACGCATCGCTGGTGTTCCTCTCCATGCCGGTCGCGCTCACGGGAGGGCTCCTGGGCGCGCTCGCGGTCGGACGGACGGCCTCTCTCGGCATGATCGGTGGGCTGTTCGCGGTCTTCTTCATCGCCGCTCGGAACGGCATCTTGCTGTTGAGCCGCTACCGCGACCTCGAGCGTGATTCGGTATCGGGGACCGAGCTCGCCCTTCGCGGAGCCCGAGAGCGGATCGGACCGGTCGTCATGACCGCGCTCGGTACGTCCGTGGCGCTGCTTCCGATCCTGATCCTCGGGGATCGAGCCGGAAGCGAGATCCTGCGCCCCATGGCATCCGTGATCGTCTTGGGACTCGTGACCTCCACCCTTTACAGCGCTCTCGCGCTGCCGGTCCTTTACCTCCGATTCGCCTCGCGGCCGGAAGCGCTGTCGCTCGACGACGAGATCGAGCTGACGCGGGGCCGCGTCATCGCCCTGGAACCGGAGGAGGCGTCGAAGGCAGGAAGCGGGGTCGTCGGCATCACCGCGACCGAGCCCAACCCAACGACCTAG